The Nitrospirota bacterium DNA segment GCCGTGGTGATGGTGATGGGGTATGCGGATGGCGGCAGGAAGGGGAGTGGCGGAACCGGTTCGATCATTCAGGCGGACGGATTGGTCCTGACGAATGCCCATGTGGTGATCGAAGAGCAGACAGGGAAACCGTTCGCCCGCCTATCTGTTTTTCTCAAGCCGGCCAGGGTCACGGGCGATTCCAAGAGCGATCTTTCCCGGATGGTCCGCGCCAAGGTCGTGGCCTATTCGCAACCATTAGACCTGGCCCTGTTGAAGCTCGAAGGTGTGACCGAAGTGCTCCCTGTCGTCGATGTCAGTGAGTCAGGCCAGGCGAGGATCGGGGATCATGTGGTCGCGATTGGCCATCCTGAACAGGGTGGACTGTGGACACTCACCACAGGCGTGATTAGCGCCGAGGTTGATAATTTCAATGGGGTCAGGGGAAAACACGTCTTTCAAACGGAGACAGGGCTGAATCGTGGCAATTCAGGTGGTCCATTGCTCGATGGTGAGGGGCATATGGTCGGGGTGAATACGGCGATTGCTCGTGTTGCCTCTGACGGCCTTCCGATCACGAGTATTAGTTTTTCGCTGAAGTCGAGTGTGGCGACGCAATGGTTGCGGGAACAGGGCGTGGGGGGACGAGCTGGACGAGGGACGCCGCTGCCAAGCGGACAGATGCAGCCTGCGACCGACCAACCATCTGCCCCGTCGGTGCAGCCACAAACCAAACCAGTCCGGCCTCTTCAGCTTGACTTGCCGCTCAAGCAGACCATGAAGCCGGAAGTGATTCAGCCGGCACCGGTTCGTCCCTACAACCTCGATGAGTTGGTTAGCGATCGTGCGAAGGCGGAAGCCGACCTCGACAGCATGATGTCGGAGATGCGTGGACGGATGAAGGGGAGATAAGCGCGAGAGAGATCTGTGCGTAATGAGTACAGTCTGTGCGCCCGGCACGACATGCCGAACGCACAGGCTGTGAACTGATAACCTTGTACTGCTAGCCGAATAATCCAGCCGCGACCTTGTTCATTCCTACGTGGTGATCGCCCCTTCCGACGCAGAGGAGACATGCCGCGCATACTTGCCCATGACGCCTGAGGTGTAGCGTGGCGCTGGCTGTTTGACCTTCTTGAGCCTGGCCTTGATCTCTTTCTGTGAAACCTCCAGGGTCAGCGTTCGTTTGGCAATATCGAAGGCGATCATATCGCCGTTCTTCACGGCGCCGATCGGGCCGCCCTTGATGGCCTCCGGTGCGACATGGCCTGCCATCAGCCCATGTGTGGCGCCGGAGAAGCGGCCATCGGTGAGGAGCGCAACGGAATCGCCCAAACCTGCCCCGACGATGGCCGCGGTCACGCCCAGCATTTCTCTCATGCCTGGGCCACCGGACGGGCCTTCGTAGCGAATCACTACGACATCGCCCGCTTTGATTTTTCGGGATTGCACGGCGGCAAAGGCATCCTCTTCCCGATTGTAGACTTTCGCAGGGCCGCGGAATGTCATGATTGAATGTCCGGCCACCTTCAAAACGCAGCCATCTGGCGCAAGGTTCCCCTTTAAGATGACAAGCCCACCGGTTTTCTTGATGGGATTCGAGAGGGGCCGAAGCACTTGTTGGCCCGGAGTTTCCTTGGCGTCTTTGGCCTCTTCACCAATCGTTCGTCCGGTCACGGTCGGTTGGTTGGCATGCAGGATCCCGGCATCGAGCAGTCGTTTGGCGACCAAGGTGGTCCCTCCAGCTGCATACAGATCCGACGCGGTAAATCGTCCACCAGGCTTCAGGTCGGC contains these protein-coding regions:
- a CDS encoding serine protease codes for the protein MMRSMTWAVLCVVSLIWSPMAIAKDLSPREIYEQASPAVVMVMGYADGGRKGSGGTGSIIQADGLVLTNAHVVIEEQTGKPFARLSVFLKPARVTGDSKSDLSRMVRAKVVAYSQPLDLALLKLEGVTEVLPVVDVSESGQARIGDHVVAIGHPEQGGLWTLTTGVISAEVDNFNGVRGKHVFQTETGLNRGNSGGPLLDGEGHMVGVNTAIARVASDGLPITSISFSLKSSVATQWLREQGVGGRAGRGTPLPSGQMQPATDQPSAPSVQPQTKPVRPLQLDLPLKQTMKPEVIQPAPVRPYNLDELVSDRAKAEADLDSMMSEMRGRMKGR